In Altererythrobacter rubellus, the following are encoded in one genomic region:
- a CDS encoding DUF1153 domain-containing protein, whose product MVYAPNENVTDAIKRAGLPRNHDIHWSKARKEEVVQAVREKLISFDEARWRYLLSHSEFRQWEQQVDARHAQKVTPKQPLELRNRELARGGELEEA is encoded by the coding sequence ATGGTATACGCCCCAAATGAGAATGTGACTGACGCGATCAAGCGTGCCGGTCTGCCTCGGAATCACGACATTCACTGGTCCAAAGCGCGCAAGGAAGAGGTTGTGCAAGCCGTACGAGAGAAGCTGATAAGCTTCGACGAAGCGCGGTGGCGCTATCTGCTGAGTCACAGCGAGTTCCGCCAGTGGGAACAGCAGGTGGATGCCCGCCACGCACAGAAGGTCACTCCAAAACAACCGCTGGAGCTGCGCAATCGCGAGCTGGCCAGAGGCGGAGAGTTGGAAGAAGCC